CCTGCTTATGTAGAGGTTGGACAGAATATCGAACCGGGCCAGGTAATTTGTATTATTGAAGCGATGAAATTAATGAATGAGATAAAATCAGAGATTAAAGGCAAGATTCTTGAGATACTAGTGGATAACGCTGAGCCGGTAGAATTTGGCCAGCCTTTATTTCTTATCGAGCCACTTTAGTCAATAAACGATGTTTTCTAAGATTCTCATTGCTAACCGAGGCGAAATCGCCTTAAGAATAATCCGCGCCTGTCATGAGATAGGTATTCGTACTGTAGCTGTTTATTCTCAGGCGGACCGCAATAGCCTGCATGTGCGTTTTGCCGATGAGGCAATTTGCATCGGCCAGGCGTCTTCCACTAATAGTTATTTAAATATCCCCGCCATTATCAGTGCAGCTGAAATCACCGATGTCGAAGCAATACATCCTGGGTATGGGTTTTTAGCTGAAAATGCTCATTTTGCTGAAATATGTCAATCCTGTAAAATTACATTTATCGGGCCAACTCCTGAGAATATGCGCCTTATGGGTGATAAGATGGCTGCCCGCACCACAATGCAAAAGGCGGGGTTACCAATAGTTCCTGGAAGCCGGGAAGTTATTAAAAATAAGGAAGAGGCGCTTAAAACTGCCAAGTCAATTGGTTATCCTATAATTATCAAAGCGGCAGCCGGTGGCGGTGGCAAGGGTATGCGTATTTGCCACAATGATTTAACTTTAGTTTCCAGTTTATTAACTGCTCAGACCGAAGCAGAAGCAAATTTTGGTAATTCCAGCGTTTACATTGAAAAATATATTGAAAGGCCGCGCCATATTGAAGTGCAGATAATTGCTGATGCTTCAGGCCATATTGTACAGTTAGGGGAAAGAGATTGTAGTATTCAGAGGAGGCATCAGAAATTACTCGAAGAATCCCCATCGCCTGCAGTAGATAGTAAGATGCGCCGTAAATTAGGTGAATTGGTTTTAAAAGGGATGAAATCAATTGGTTATGTTAGTTGTGGAACGATTGAGTTTTTGCTTGATGAAAAAACCGGCAATTTTTATTTTATGGAGATGAACACGCGGATTCAGGTAGAGCATCCGGTTACCGAAATGGTTTGTGGTATAGATTTGATTAAAGAGCAGATCCGGGTTGCTGCCGGAGAGAAACTTAAATTCACCCAGGAAAGTATTCAGCTTAAAGGAGCGGCAATTGAATGCCGCATTAATGCTGAGGATCCAGATAATAATTTTATGCCTTGTCCCGGAAAGATTGAAACCTTAGTTCTTCCTGGAGGGCCGAATGTCCGCGTAGATACACATATTTACGCCGGATATGAAATACCTCCTTATTATGATTCTTTGGTGGCTAAACTTATTGTTTATGGCACTAACCGTCAGGAAGCGATCAAGACTATGCGCCGGGCTCTAAGTGAATTTTATATTGCTCCTATTAAAACCACCGCGCCATTTCATCTTAAACTAATGGATAACCCTTTGTTTCGAAGGGGTGATATCTCTACACATTTTGTACAAGATTTATTAGTAAGCGAAGGGAAGCCAGAATAGATGAACCGTGATGAATCAAGGAATGATTTAGGAGTTGTTAAGATTCATAAAAATGTAATTTCATCCATCTCTTCTATTGCCGCTACGGAGATTGAAGGGGTCAAGCGGGTAGCCAGTAATTTAAAAAACGGTTTGCTTAAGGTTATTGGACAGAAATTCTCTTCGGCGATAAAAGTAGATATCTCTAAGAATGAAGAGGTAAAAGTTGAAATTCCTTTAATTATTAAATATGGTTATAATATTCCGGATGTTGCCTGCCGTGTGCAAGAAAATGTCCGTGCGGCACTAGAAAAGATGAGCAATCTTTCCGTAAAAGATATTAATATAAATGTGCGGGGCATAGAAAGGGGCGAGCAATGAGATTTTTTACCGTATTAGGGATTATATTTTATGCTGCGGTGATTATTATCATCGGGGTGGCTCTGATTGTTTTTTCATTAAACCTGTTACTACCTCAAGATATCAATAGCCTGCTTGTTTTTGCTCAAAGCAGCCAAAATTCTCGTATATTTATCGGCCTAAGCGGATTGCTTTTAATATTAATCAGTATATCATTCGCCCAGATTATCTTGGGAAAGTTCCAGAGGGAAAAAACAATTGCTTTTGCCACAAGCAGCGGGCAGGTAACCATTTCTCTTTCGGCAGTTGAGGATTTGATCCGCAGGATAGCCGGAATAATTCCTGAAGTAAGAGAATTAAGGCCAAATGTTGTGGCAAACAAAAAAGGTATTCTTGTGGATATGCGCGTAGTGTTACGATCTGAGGCCAATATTCCTGAGCTTACATCACGCCTGCAGGATATAACCAAATCTAAAATTCAGGAGGTCTTGGGCCTTGAAGAGCAGATTATTATTAGGATTCATGTGGCTAAAATTGTTCATGACGAAAAAGATAATCGTAAGAAAAAAGATTTTGAGAAAGAAGATTATTCAACAATGCCGTTTAGTGGTTATGGTAGAGCATAGTTAAATGAATCGATCCGCCACTGAAACGTTGGCGGATTCAATTCCGGCAAACAACTTATGGATTTCTAAGGAACTCCATAAGTTGTGCCGTCATTGAAGGAGGATATTGAAAATGGTAAGGATTGGTATTTTAACAGGTGGTGGTGATTGTCCAGGTTTAAATCCGGTCATCCGGGCGGTAGTACGTAAAGCATTACTGGAGGGTTATGAAATTGTAGGCATCAAAAATGGCTGGAAGGGGTTGGTTGAGAATGATACCATGCCTTTAAATATAAATACTGTTTCAGGTATTTTACCTAAAGGCGGGACAATTTTGGGGACTAGCCGCACTAATCCATATAAAAAAGAGGGTGACCTGCAAAAAGTTAAGGATAACTTTAAGAAAATGGGATTAGATGCTTTGGTTGCTGTAGGCGGCGAAGATACTCTTGGTGTTGCCTCTAAATTAGTTAAGGATGGTTTAAGTAATATTGTGGGAGTTCCTAAAACTATAGACAATGATTTGTCAGCTACTGATTATACATTTGGTTTTGATACTGCTTTAAATGTGGCTACTGAATGTATTGACCGCCTGCATACTACCGCAGAAAGCCACCACCGTATTATGGTTGCCGAAGTTATGGGCAGGCATGCAGGATGGATTGCGCTTGAAGCAGGAATCGCCGGAGGGGCAGATGTAATTTTAATTCCTGAAATCCCTATTGATATGGATGAGGTTTGTAATGTAATTAAAAAGAGGCATGAAAGAGGCAAGAGCTTTAGTATTATAGTAGTTTCCGAAGGCGCTCAGTTTAAGGGCGGCGATATGGTTCTTCAGGAGAAAAAGCTTGATGCGTTTGGGCATGTTAGGCTAGGAGGTATTGGCGAGGAGTTAGCAGCTCAGATTGAGAAGAGAACCGGTTATGAAACCAGAGTGAGCGTCTTGGGGCATATACAAAGAGGGGGTTCACCTACTGCTTTTGACCGTGTCTTAGGTACACGTTTAGGGGTAAAAGCAGTGGAGTTGATTAAAAACAAGAAATTCGGAAAGATGGTAGCTTTGTCCGGGATTAAGATTATTGATGTACCCTTAGAAGATGCAGTGAAAGCTTTAAAAACGGTTGATATGGAGCTTTATGATATTGCTAGGGTATTTTTTGGGTAGGAAAGCGTAAAATATAAACCTATCACCCAGCGCTAAGTGGAATTGCCGCTGGTGTGCCCTTGTGGGTAAGGAGAAAAAATGCTGGAGAGGATAAAAGATATACTCTTGGAGAGTATTCAGGTTAAAGAAGAGATTTTACGAAATCAGATTTCTTCGATCATGCAGATTGCGGTGTTAATGATTGATTGCCTGAAGAAAGACGGTAAAGTAATTGTGTTTGGCAATGGCGGTTCAGCTAGTGACAGCCAGCATATTGCTGCTGAACTTGTCGGCCGTTTTAAGAAGGATCGCTCAGCCTTAGCCGGCATTGCTTTGACTACTAATACCTCTATACTTACTTCTTTGGCTAATGATTATGGGTATGATGTAGTTTTTTCCCGCCAGGTTGAAGCTTTGGGAAAGAAAAATGATGTAGTTTTAGGAATATCAACTAGCGGAAGAGCAAAAAATGTAGCTTTAGGAATTAAGCAAGCCAAGAAGATGGGAATTAAAACCGTGGCTCTAAGCGGAGGGGATGGAGGGGATATTGTAAAATTAGCAGATGTATCTTTGGTGGTTCCCTCTAAAGTAACCGCCAGGATTCAGGAAGCACACATTACCATCGCCCATATAATATGCGAAATGATCGAGCAGGAACTTTGCCAGGAACAAAAATAAATTCGCTTTCTGCCCTCAAGCGTAAAATAAGTGGTCTCAAACGTAAAGGCAAGCGTATAGTTTTTACTAACGGTTGTTTCGATATCTTACATTTTGGCCATATCAAATACCTTCAGGATGCCAAGAATAAAGGTGACTATTTGGTTGTAGCAGTAAATAGCGATTCCTCCATTAAAAAAATAAAAGCGAAAAATCGTCCGGTAATCGGCCAAAATGATCGTTTAAAGACAATTGCGGCATTGGCAAGTGTTGATTTTGTGGTTTTATTTAACGAGGATAATCCATTGAAATTAATCAAGGCGCTTAAGCCGGATATTCTGATTAAAGGTGCGGACTGGGATAAGAGTAAAATTGTGGGTGCGGATTTTGTAGACAGTTACGGTGGAAAGGTTCTTACCGTTAATTTAGTTAAGGGACGCTCAACTAGTGCGTTAATTGAAAAAATTGTCAGGAATTTCTCAAAAAAATAATATTAATCGTATTATTGATGCAAATTTAAACCGGGTAAAGGAAGGACTGCGCGTTTGCGAAGAGATAACCCGTTTTATTTTGGATAATCATAAATTTACCCTGCTCTTTAAGAACCTTAGGCATCGGATTGATGGGGTAGCTGGGAAAATCTATCCTGTTTCGGCATTGCTTACTCAGCGTAATAGCAAGAAAGATGTCGGAAGATTTAATTCTTGCGGGGAACTAGCGCGCGCCAACTGCAAAGATATTTTTTGGGCTAATATCCAAAGGATTAAAGAATCATTACGCGTGCTGGAAGAGTTTAGCAAATTAGTGGATAGAAAGGCGGCTTTGGATTTTAAGCAGCTGCGGTATAAAGTTTATGAAATCGAGAAAGCATCTTTTAAAGAAATCTCAGCTTTATCTGATTCTAGATAAGCCGACCCTTGGAAGGCGTTCTTTAGAAAATATATATTCTGCAGCTTGGGCAGGTAAAATTGGTTTAATCCAGCTAAGGGATAAGCAGGGCATTAAATCGGATGTATTAGATTTAGCGATTAAGCTTTCAAGGTGTTTAAGCCGGAGTAAAACGCTCTTTATAGTTAATGATTATATTGATATAGCTGTTGCTTCTGGTGCAGACGGACTTCATCTGGGGCAGGATGATTTACCTGTAAAGGAGGCTAGAAAGATATTGGGGCAGGATAAGATTATCGGAATATCTTGTCATAATCTGGCTCAGGCCTTGAAAGCTCAAAGAGAAGGAGCAAATTACATTGGAATTGGCCCAGTATATTCAACTGCTACTAAACCTGAATATAAGCCGATAGGTTTAAGAGTTTTGCAACAGCTAAAAGATAAAATAAAAATTCCTTATTTTGCAATTGGCGATATTCATTTAGGTAATATTGGTGAGGTTATTGCTGCTGGAGCCAGGCGTATCGCGGTTTGCCGGGCAATTTTAAAAGCAAATAACCCAAAAATGGCAGCAGATGAATTTTATAAAAAATTGAATAAATGACTCAATTAGATTTTGCCAAGAAAAATATCATTACCCCGCTTATGCGCAAAGTTGCCTCTTTTGAAGGGGTAAGTTCTGCTAAGCTTATACGCCTTATGGCTAAAGGCAAAGTAGTCATACCGCTAAATATAAATCATAAGATAAAAAAACCTTGTGCTGTGGGTAGCACTCTTTCTACTAAGGTTAATGCCAATATTGGTACCTCTACCGATGAATCCCGCATTTCTGAAGAAATTAAAAAATTAAAAATTGCCATAAAACATGGCGCAGATGCTGTTATGGATCTAAGCGTGGGAGGGGATCTTACGAAGGTAAGGAAAGAGGTTCTAAAGTATTCTAGTATCCCAGTTGGCACTGTTCCGGTTTACGAAATAACAGTCAGGGCCCAGGAAAAGAATAAAAATTTTCTTCAATTCGATGCCGATGATCTTTTAGCTGTGTTGGATGAACAAGCTAAACAAGGAGTCGATTTTTTTACCATACATAGCGGAGTAACGCAAAGAAACTTAAAAATTTTGGAGAAACAGAAAAGGTTAATGGGGGTAGTTTCGCGTGGTGGTGCAATTATTGCCAGTTGGATAAAATATCACAAGAAAGAGAATCCTTTTTTCACGCATTTTGAACAGATTTTGGATATTGCTTATAGATATGATGTGACTTTAAGTTTGGGAGATGGGTTAAGGCCAGGTTCCATTTTAGATGCTACGGATAAGGCTCAGATAGCAGAGTTAAAAATCTTAGGGGAATTGGCAAAGCGTGCTTGGAATAGAGGTGTTCAGGTAATGATTGAAGGCCCGGGACATGTGCCTCTGGACCAAATAGAAAAAAATATTGCTTTAGAGAAAAAATACTGTAATGGAGCGCCTTTTTATGTATTAGGGCCTTTGGTTACTGATGTTGCCCCGGGATATGATCATATTACATCTGCAATCGGAGGAGCGTTGGCGGCAAGCTATGGAGCAGATTTCCTTTGTTACGTAACTCCTGCTGAGCATTTGCGCCATCCCTCAGAAAGCGATGTGCGTGAAGGTGTAGTTGCCAGCCGCATCGCTGCTCATGCCGGCGATTTGATTAAGCGAAAAAAAATTGCCATAGAATGGGATAGAAATATATCGATTGCCCGAAGAGCGCGCGACTGGAAAAAACAAATTGAGTT
The genomic region above belongs to Candidatus Omnitrophota bacterium and contains:
- the accC gene encoding acetyl-CoA carboxylase biotin carboxylase subunit, coding for MFSKILIANRGEIALRIIRACHEIGIRTVAVYSQADRNSLHVRFADEAICIGQASSTNSYLNIPAIISAAEITDVEAIHPGYGFLAENAHFAEICQSCKITFIGPTPENMRLMGDKMAARTTMQKAGLPIVPGSREVIKNKEEALKTAKSIGYPIIIKAAAGGGGKGMRICHNDLTLVSSLLTAQTEAEANFGNSSVYIEKYIERPRHIEVQIIADASGHIVQLGERDCSIQRRHQKLLEESPSPAVDSKMRRKLGELVLKGMKSIGYVSCGTIEFLLDEKTGNFYFMEMNTRIQVEHPVTEMVCGIDLIKEQIRVAAGEKLKFTQESIQLKGAAIECRINAEDPDNNFMPCPGKIETLVLPGGPNVRVDTHIYAGYEIPPYYDSLVAKLIVYGTNRQEAIKTMRRALSEFYIAPIKTTAPFHLKLMDNPLFRRGDISTHFVQDLLVSEGKPE
- a CDS encoding Asp23/Gls24 family envelope stress response protein, whose protein sequence is MNRDESRNDLGVVKIHKNVISSISSIAATEIEGVKRVASNLKNGLLKVIGQKFSSAIKVDISKNEEVKVEIPLIIKYGYNIPDVACRVQENVRAALEKMSNLSVKDININVRGIERGEQ
- the amaP gene encoding alkaline shock response membrane anchor protein AmaP; its protein translation is MRFFTVLGIIFYAAVIIIIGVALIVFSLNLLLPQDINSLLVFAQSSQNSRIFIGLSGLLLILISISFAQIILGKFQREKTIAFATSSGQVTISLSAVEDLIRRIAGIIPEVRELRPNVVANKKGILVDMRVVLRSEANIPELTSRLQDITKSKIQEVLGLEEQIIIRIHVAKIVHDEKDNRKKKDFEKEDYSTMPFSGYGRA
- a CDS encoding 6-phosphofructokinase, which translates into the protein MVRIGILTGGGDCPGLNPVIRAVVRKALLEGYEIVGIKNGWKGLVENDTMPLNINTVSGILPKGGTILGTSRTNPYKKEGDLQKVKDNFKKMGLDALVAVGGEDTLGVASKLVKDGLSNIVGVPKTIDNDLSATDYTFGFDTALNVATECIDRLHTTAESHHRIMVAEVMGRHAGWIALEAGIAGGADVILIPEIPIDMDEVCNVIKKRHERGKSFSIIVVSEGAQFKGGDMVLQEKKLDAFGHVRLGGIGEELAAQIEKRTGYETRVSVLGHIQRGGSPTAFDRVLGTRLGVKAVELIKNKKFGKMVALSGIKIIDVPLEDAVKALKTVDMELYDIARVFFG
- a CDS encoding D-sedoheptulose 7-phosphate isomerase, whose protein sequence is MLERIKDILLESIQVKEEILRNQISSIMQIAVLMIDCLKKDGKVIVFGNGGSASDSQHIAAELVGRFKKDRSALAGIALTTNTSILTSLANDYGYDVVFSRQVEALGKKNDVVLGISTSGRAKNVALGIKQAKKMGIKTVALSGGDGGDIVKLADVSLVVPSKVTARIQEAHITIAHIICEMIEQELCQEQK
- the rfaE2 gene encoding D-glycero-beta-D-manno-heptose 1-phosphate adenylyltransferase encodes the protein MPGTKINSLSALKRKISGLKRKGKRIVFTNGCFDILHFGHIKYLQDAKNKGDYLVVAVNSDSSIKKIKAKNRPVIGQNDRLKTIAALASVDFVVLFNEDNPLKLIKALKPDILIKGADWDKSKIVGADFVDSYGGKVLTVNLVKGRSTSALIEKIVRNFSKK
- a CDS encoding thiamine-phosphate pyrophosphorylase, translating into MKKLSGISQKNNINRIIDANLNRVKEGLRVCEEITRFILDNHKFTLLFKNLRHRIDGVAGKIYPVSALLTQRNSKKDVGRFNSCGELARANCKDIFWANIQRIKESLRVLEEFSKLVDRKAALDFKQLRYKVYEIEKASFKEISALSDSR
- the thiE gene encoding thiamine phosphate synthase, with protein sequence MKSRKHLLKKSQLYLILDKPTLGRRSLENIYSAAWAGKIGLIQLRDKQGIKSDVLDLAIKLSRCLSRSKTLFIVNDYIDIAVASGADGLHLGQDDLPVKEARKILGQDKIIGISCHNLAQALKAQREGANYIGIGPVYSTATKPEYKPIGLRVLQQLKDKIKIPYFAIGDIHLGNIGEVIAAGARRIAVCRAILKANNPKMAADEFYKKLNK
- the thiC gene encoding phosphomethylpyrimidine synthase ThiC; the encoded protein is MTQLDFAKKNIITPLMRKVASFEGVSSAKLIRLMAKGKVVIPLNINHKIKKPCAVGSTLSTKVNANIGTSTDESRISEEIKKLKIAIKHGADAVMDLSVGGDLTKVRKEVLKYSSIPVGTVPVYEITVRAQEKNKNFLQFDADDLLAVLDEQAKQGVDFFTIHSGVTQRNLKILEKQKRLMGVVSRGGAIIASWIKYHKKENPFFTHFEQILDIAYRYDVTLSLGDGLRPGSILDATDKAQIAELKILGELAKRAWNRGVQVMIEGPGHVPLDQIEKNIALEKKYCNGAPFYVLGPLVTDVAPGYDHITSAIGGALAASYGADFLCYVTPAEHLRHPSESDVREGVVASRIAAHAGDLIKRKKIAIEWDRNISIARRARDWKKQIELSINPEKAREYRLSSKPKLSKVCTMCGKYCSIKLMDDCVSTDR